A single window of Streptomyces griseoviridis DNA harbors:
- a CDS encoding D-2-hydroxyacid dehydrogenase: MRDPSAPAAPLPTLLVLDAEPLPRLGRLTGRARIEHADESSLADRLPHADVLLVWDFTSRAVRSAWPGEGPRPRWVHTASAGVDHLLCPELAASDTVVTNARGVFDQPIAEYVAALVLAMAKDLPRSLDLQRERTWRHRESQRVAGTRACVVGSGPIGRAVARTLKALGIAVAVVGRTPHTGIHGPDELDRLIARADWVIAAAPLTEQTRGMFDARRFGVMQPSARFVNVGRGALVVEDALAEALTKRWIAGAALDTFETEPLGGDSPLWRLPGLIVSPHMSGDVVGWRDELGTQFLELYERWEAGRALVNVVDKERGYVPGR; the protein is encoded by the coding sequence ATGCGTGACCCAAGCGCCCCCGCCGCCCCGCTCCCCACGCTGCTCGTCCTCGACGCCGAACCGCTCCCCCGGCTCGGCCGGCTGACCGGGCGGGCGCGGATCGAGCACGCCGACGAGTCGTCCCTCGCGGACCGGCTCCCGCACGCCGATGTCCTGCTGGTGTGGGACTTCACCTCCCGGGCGGTGCGTTCCGCCTGGCCGGGCGAGGGCCCGAGGCCGCGCTGGGTGCACACCGCGAGCGCGGGCGTCGACCATCTGCTGTGTCCCGAACTCGCCGCGTCCGACACGGTGGTGACCAACGCGCGCGGGGTCTTCGACCAGCCCATCGCCGAGTACGTGGCGGCCCTGGTGCTCGCCATGGCGAAGGACCTGCCACGCTCCCTCGACCTCCAGCGGGAGCGGACCTGGCGGCACCGGGAGTCGCAGCGGGTGGCGGGCACCCGCGCCTGCGTCGTCGGGTCGGGGCCGATCGGGCGGGCCGTCGCCCGCACCCTGAAGGCGCTCGGCATCGCGGTGGCGGTCGTCGGCCGCACCCCGCACACCGGCATCCACGGCCCCGACGAACTGGACCGGCTGATCGCCCGCGCCGACTGGGTGATCGCGGCGGCGCCGCTGACCGAGCAGACCCGCGGCATGTTCGACGCCCGCAGGTTCGGCGTGATGCAGCCCTCCGCCCGGTTCGTGAACGTGGGACGCGGGGCGCTGGTCGTCGAGGACGCGCTCGCCGAGGCGCTCACCAAGCGGTGGATCGCGGGCGCGGCCCTGGACACCTTCGAGACCGAACCGCTGGGCGGGGACAGCCCGTTGTGGCGGCTGCCCGGACTGATCGTGTCCCCGCACATGAGCGGGGACGTGGTCGGCTGGCGGGACGAACTCGGCACGCAGTTCCTGGAGTTGTACGAACGCTGGGAGGCGGGCCGGGCGCTGGTGAACGTGGTGGACAAGGAACGCGGGTACGTACCCGGACGCTGA
- a CDS encoding amidase — protein sequence MTDLTELTATRLLDGYRKGDFSPEDATRAALDRAERVQPEVNAFVRLLPDEALARARDSAERWRRGEPTGVLDGVPVTVKDIILLRGSPTLKGSRTVVPGGRQDEDAPSVARLREAGAVFIGKTTTPEFGWKGVTDSPAHGVTRNPHDPSRTAGGSSGGAAAAVALGAGPLALGTDGGGSVRIPAAFCGIFALKPTYGRVPLYPASAFGTLAHVGPMTRDAADAALMLDVIGVPDARDWSALDGAPGSFAAALGGGVRGLRVGYSPSLGGQVAVRPAVAAAVRRAVERLAGLGAYVEEADPDFTDPVDAFHTLWFSGAARVTERLGPAQRALLDPGLREIRAAGARLSALDYLAAVDVRMELGRRMGRFHERYDLLVTPTLPITAFEAGAEVPKGSGLRRWTGWTPFTYPFNLTQQPAATVPVGTDGDGLPVGLQIVAARHRDALVLRAAHALYEAGFTAGGS from the coding sequence ATGACCGACCTCACCGAGCTGACCGCGACCCGCCTTCTCGACGGCTACCGCAAGGGCGACTTCAGCCCCGAGGACGCCACCCGCGCGGCCCTCGACCGGGCGGAGCGCGTCCAGCCGGAGGTGAACGCGTTCGTGCGGCTGCTGCCCGACGAGGCGCTCGCACGGGCCAGGGACTCCGCCGAACGGTGGCGGCGCGGCGAGCCGACCGGAGTGCTCGACGGTGTGCCGGTCACCGTGAAGGACATCATCCTGCTGCGCGGCTCCCCCACCCTCAAGGGCTCGCGGACCGTCGTCCCCGGCGGCCGGCAGGACGAGGACGCGCCGTCGGTGGCGCGGCTGCGGGAGGCCGGCGCGGTCTTCATCGGCAAGACCACCACCCCCGAGTTCGGCTGGAAGGGCGTCACCGACTCACCGGCGCACGGCGTCACCCGCAACCCGCACGACCCGAGCCGCACCGCGGGCGGTTCGAGCGGGGGCGCGGCGGCGGCCGTGGCGCTGGGCGCGGGTCCGCTGGCGCTCGGCACGGACGGCGGGGGCAGTGTGCGCATCCCGGCCGCGTTCTGCGGGATCTTCGCGCTGAAGCCGACCTACGGCCGGGTGCCGCTGTACCCGGCGAGCGCCTTCGGGACGCTGGCGCACGTCGGCCCGATGACCAGGGACGCGGCCGACGCGGCGCTGATGCTGGACGTGATCGGGGTGCCCGACGCCCGCGACTGGTCGGCGCTCGACGGGGCGCCGGGGTCGTTCGCGGCGGCGCTCGGCGGCGGGGTGCGCGGGCTGCGGGTCGGGTACTCGCCCTCCCTCGGCGGGCAGGTGGCGGTGCGTCCCGCGGTGGCCGCCGCGGTCCGGCGGGCGGTGGAGCGGCTCGCGGGGCTCGGCGCGTACGTCGAGGAGGCCGACCCGGACTTCACCGACCCGGTGGACGCCTTCCACACCCTGTGGTTCTCCGGGGCGGCCCGGGTGACCGAGCGGCTCGGTCCGGCGCAGCGGGCACTGCTCGACCCGGGGCTGCGGGAGATCCGCGCGGCCGGCGCCCGGCTGTCGGCCCTCGACTATCTGGCGGCGGTGGACGTCCGGATGGAGCTGGGCCGCCGGATGGGCCGCTTCCACGAGCGGTACGACCTGCTGGTGACGCCGACCCTGCCGATCACCGCGTTCGAGGCGGGCGCGGAGGTGCCGAAGGGGTCAGGGCTGCGGCGCTGGACGGGGTGGACGCCGTTCACCTACCCGTTCAACCTGACCCAGCAGCCGGCCGCGACCGTCCCCGTCGGCACGGACGGGGACGGCCTTCCGGTGGGGCTGCAGATCGTGGCCGCGCGGCACCGGGACGCCCTGGTGCTGCGGGCGGCGCACGCCCTCTACGAGGCCGGGTTCACCGCCGGCGGAAGCTGA
- a CDS encoding DUF3830 family protein gives MTDRHIEVSLVSRGVTATAKLLDDRAPVTCAAVWDALPLAGDVYHAKYARNEIYALFPPFADAEPPLENPTVTPIPGDLCYFSFAGAELGTTAYGYDREVEAGTTLVDLALFYERNNLLINGDVGWVPGIVWGQIVEGLPELAEACNDMWRTGAAGETLSFRRR, from the coding sequence ATGACCGACCGTCATATCGAAGTCTCCCTGGTCAGCCGGGGGGTCACCGCCACGGCGAAACTCCTCGACGACCGGGCGCCCGTCACCTGCGCGGCCGTCTGGGACGCCCTGCCGCTGGCGGGCGACGTCTACCACGCCAAGTACGCGCGCAACGAGATCTACGCCCTGTTCCCGCCCTTCGCCGACGCCGAACCGCCGTTGGAGAACCCGACCGTCACCCCGATCCCCGGCGACCTCTGCTACTTCTCCTTCGCCGGCGCCGAACTCGGCACCACGGCCTACGGATACGACCGCGAGGTCGAGGCCGGCACCACCCTCGTCGACCTGGCCCTGTTCTACGAGCGCAACAACCTGCTCATCAACGGCGACGTCGGCTGGGTGCCCGGCATCGTCTGGGGCCAGATCGTCGAGGGACTGCCCGAACTCGCCGAAGCCTGCAACGACATGTGGCGCACCGGTGCCGCGGGCGAGACCCTCAGCTTCCGCCGGCGGTGA